From Deinococcus ruber:
GGGTCGCGGTGCTGTTCCGGGGTCGCGCCGTTCCCCTGCACTCCACCGTCATCAACCATGCGAGTGCACAGGTCAGCACCGCCCAGTTGCTCCCGGTGCTGGCCCACGTCAAGGGCATGCTCGACTTCCTGGGGATGCGGGATGTCCGCTTCCTTGCCGACCGAGGATTCTGCGATGTGGAGCTGATGGACTGGCTGTGGGCCTGTGGATGGCATTACCGCATCCGCATCAAGTCCAGTCTGATCCTCGCTGACCCAATGGGTCAGCGGCTGTGTAAGGTCAACGAAGTCAGGCTGACCCCTCGGGAGACCCGCTGTTTTCACAACGTCACCCTCACCGGTCAGCGATTCGGCCCCGTCCATGTCGTTCTGGGTCGTCCTACGGACGGCCCGGAACAGTGGCAGGTGGTGAGCGACGAACCGACGGGAGTGGAGACGTTCGCGGAGTATGGAGAACGATTCCAGATCGAGGAAGGCTTCCTGGACGACAAGAGCGGGCTCTTTGGTCTGGAAGCATCCCGCTTGCGGGATGCCAGGACTCTGGAGCGCCTCGTACTGGTACTCTCCACCGCCACGCTTTTTCTGGTCTCCGAAGGCCTTCAGCTGGTCGAACAAGGCCTTCGGCGGATGGTCGATCCCCACTGGCAACGCAGCTTGAGCTACCTCAAAATCGGTCTTCGAGCCATTCAATATG
This genomic window contains:
- a CDS encoding transposase, with the translated sequence KKENVVGDAGQVYQAVRQYSERLLWNDSRNADTFAWLVTGLLQSQKSTLPEWITHRPSKAQFAQSRERQARRWLGNAKIDPVSIYGPLITSALRTWGEHRLVLALDTSVLFETFCLIRVAVLFRGRAVPLHSTVINHASAQVSTAQLLPVLAHVKGMLDFLGMRDVRFLADRGFCDVELMDWLWACGWHYRIRIKSSLILADPMGQRLCKVNEVRLTPRETRCFHNVTLTGQRFGPVHVVLGRPTDGPEQWQVVSDEPTGVETFAEYGERFQIEEGFLDDKSGLFGLEASRLRDARTLERLVLVLSTATLFLVSEGLQLVEQGLRRMVDPHWQRSLSYLKIGLRAIQYALARGQAIFSRLRLHGGADSEPVGSRMSKQPHPRIA